Proteins encoded in a region of the Leopardus geoffroyi isolate Oge1 chromosome E2, O.geoffroyi_Oge1_pat1.0, whole genome shotgun sequence genome:
- the LOC123577907 gene encoding zinc finger protein 530-like — protein MAAATPRDSAQDTVTFEDVVVYFSWEEWGLLDETQRCLYHDVMLENFALVISLGCWYGMEDEEALSVPRMSLGKATDPGPPVWKAHPCEKCVLVGRDILYLAEDQGPHPGQKSYTCEACGKQLWFSTSLHQPQKHNEEKPFGWDMEVVTSYKLHVSGKPFPCGEIGKDFLAILSLLQHQATLKGAKPHSSFEHGESFQGGKSPHTCSDYGKSFSCDYNKLFQPQQLDPRESSHAWENCAKPFNQSSILSNCQRAYPATRSYECNECGRSFSQSYNLIQHHRIHTGARPYKCSECGKAFSFKFRLVQHLQIHTRVRPYVCGECGKAFSYSSTLIKHQRVHTREKPYKCGECGNSFSQSSNLIQHQKIHSGARPYKCNECAKSFSYKCKLVQHLRIHTGERPYECGECGKSFSHRSTLNQHQRIHTGARPYKCNECEKSFSQKSNLIQHRRVHTGEKPYECGECGKSFSQSSHIIQHRKLHTR, from the exons ATGGCGGCGGCCACGCCCAGGGACTCAGCTCAG GATACTGTGACCTTTGAAGACGTGGTCGTGTACTTCTCCTGGGAGGAGTGGGGTCTCCTTGATGAGACTCAGAGATGCCTGTACCAcgatgtgatgctggagaactttGCACTTGTGATCTCACTGG GTTGCTGGTACGGAATGGAGGACGAGGAGGCACTTTCTGTGCCACGAATGTCACTGGGCAAGGCTACAGATCCAGGTCCACCCGTGTGGAAAGCTCATCCCTGCGAGAAGTGTGTCTTGGTTGGGAGAGATATTCTGTACCTGGCAGAGGACCAAGGACCGCATCCGGGCCAGAAATCCTACACCTGTGAGGCATGCGGGAAGCAGTTGTGGTTCAGCACAAGCCTTCACCAGCCCCAGAAGCACAACGAAGAGAAGCCATTCGGGTGGGACATGGAGGTTGTGACAAGCTACAAGTTGCACGTGTCAGGGAAGCCCTTCCCCTGCGGGGAGATAGGGAAGGACTTCCTGGCCATATTGAGTCTCCTCCAGCATCAGGCCACTCTCAAAGGGGCAAAACCACACAGCAGCTTCGAGCACGGGGAGTCCTTTCAGGGCGGAAAAAGTCCACACACATGCAGCGACTATGGGAAATCATTCAGCTGTGACTATAATAAACTTTTCCAGCCTCAGCAGCTTGACCCTAGAGAAAGTTCCCATGCCTGGGAGAACTGTGCGAAACCTTTTAACCAAAGCTCCATCCTGAGTAATTGCCAGAGAGCTTACCCAGCAACAAGGTCTTACGAGTGCAACGAATGTGGGAGATCCTTCAGCCAAAGCTACAACCTCATTCAACACCACAGAATTCACACTGGCGCAAGGCCTTACAAGTGCAgcgaatgtggaaaagccttcagctTCAAATTCAGGCTTGTGCAGCACCTGCAAATTCACACCAGAGTGAGACCCTATGTGTGTGGCGAATGCGGGAAAGCCTTCAGCTACAGCTCTACCCTCATTAAACACCAGAGAGTTCACACGAGAGAGAAGCCTTACAAGTGTGGCGAGTGTGGGAATTCCTTCAGCCAAAGCTCCAACCTCATTCAACACCAGAAAATTCACAGTGGAGCAAGGCCTTATAAATGCAACGAATGTGCAAAATCCTTCAGCTACAAATGCAAACTTGTTCAGCACCTGCGCATTCACACCggagaaaggccttatgagtgtggtgaatgtgggaaatccttcAGCCACAGGTCCACTCTCAATCAacaccagagaattcacactggagcCAGACCTTATAAGTGCAATGAGTGTGAGAAATCCTTTAGCCAAAAGTCCAACCTCATTCAGCACCGGAGAGTCCACACAGGAGAAAAGCCTTATGAGTGTGGGGAATGTGGGAAATCCTTCAGCCAAAGCTCCCACATCATTCAGCACCGAAAACTTCACACCAGATAA